AAAAGCCTGAGTGATACAAATGCACGAGTGAACTTGCTATGTCACCAAAAGAAATGTAGAGGAGCAGTGTGTGCATagtaagaatttgaaatatataggATACACATATACCATAGTATTCACCATCAACCTCCAGCACATCAATCTGCATAAAAAGGTACAGATACATAGGAGAAATTAAGATTACATGAGATGCATTACATAACAACACAGAAATACTTGCAGCAGCTTGAACATTTTTTGAGGCGACTGGGACTCGAGATTGTTATACTCTCTCAGTCTTGAACAATTAGCATGAAAAAGCTGGACGAAAGCTTGTTTAATCTCGTAAATAATTTGCTGGAAAATGTCAAGTGAACATCATAAATGCTTATTTGTCCACTGCAGAAACCATAACCTCAACTTGGCAtatgcaataaataaaaaggggAGATGAGACTTACAGGTACTTGGAGCCCAATTTCGCGTATACTTTCCATGAGTTCCTTCACTTTTTGTGGGTCATTTGCTCTTGTACGCATGAGGGGTCTCCGGATTTTATCAAGGGGAAGTTCAAGAACGACTGGGCCCCCAGATTGAGGCACACTAGGAGGAGAACCTAGAATCCAGAAATTGCCATACATATTAGAATTACGTGCTGAAAGAAGGATATGAATGTAACAGTCGGCAAGAATCCTAATATTGCACCACTTGAAACCAGCGAATGCTCATAATTAACTGTAGAGTAAATCAACCAAAGATTACCTTACATATCATTGATCTATAAAACgtgaaaataaaagacaagCAAAACTAGAAGCTCCTGAATCTTGTTTCGTTGAATCTTGAAGTGCAGGAGTCAGTAAGAGGAGAATGCAATGATGATGAAAAAAACGGgaacacaaaagaaagaagccACAAGAAACAATTAAAAAGTACAACACTTCCATTACGACTCTTGCCAAAGCGAAATAAGGGATACCCAAGAATCTTCACAAATAGAATCCTGAAATCGAAGAAGTCACTTAAGTgcataacaaaatatatcaac
This genomic window from Sesamum indicum cultivar Zhongzhi No. 13 linkage group LG12, S_indicum_v1.0, whole genome shotgun sequence contains:
- the LOC105175880 gene encoding sulfiredoxin, chloroplastic/mitochondrial isoform X1, whose translation is MANFVLQLPNNFRFRAFSVSASTSSNGSPPSVPQSGGPVVLELPLDKIRRPLMRTRANDPQKVKELMESIREIGLQVPIDVLEVDGEYYGFSGCHRYEAHQRLGLPTIRCKVRRGTKETLRFLRYCSK
- the LOC105175880 gene encoding sulfiredoxin, chloroplastic/mitochondrial isoform X2, giving the protein MANFVLQLPNNFRFRAFSVSASTSSNGSPPSVPQSGGPVVLELPLDKIRRPLMRTRANDPQKVKELMESIREIGLQVPIDVLEVDGEYYGFSGCHRYEAHQRLGLPTIRCKVRRGTKETLRHHLR